A genomic window from Salvia miltiorrhiza cultivar Shanhuang (shh) chromosome 5, IMPLAD_Smil_shh, whole genome shotgun sequence includes:
- the LOC130986235 gene encoding V-type proton ATPase subunit e1, protein MGFLVTTLIFVVVGVIASLLTRICCNRGPSANLLHLTLVITATVCCWMMWAIVYLAQMNPLIVPILNEAE, encoded by the exons ATGGGGTTTCTGGTGACTACTTTGATCTTCGTAGTGGTTGGGGTAATTGCATCATTGTTAACCAGAATCTGCTGCAACAGAGGGCCCTCCGCAAACCT GTTACATCTGACATTGGTTATTACAGCGACAGTTTGCTGTTGGATGAT GTGGGCAATTGTATACTTGGCACAGATGAACCCTCTGATTGTTCCCATATTGAATGAAGCGGAATGA
- the LOC130986236 gene encoding sodium/hydrogen exchanger 4 isoform X1 yields the protein MVGSSNRFCTGRMEEREREAWVGAGAGSLTASDTYQYAPSNSRHLALTSTHHSHLSSSSSPSSSPNSHFSNLLIHQSMELDSLWNIAANFGETHQQVVPITVFVAVLCFCLIVGHLLEENRWVNESITALIIGCATGTIILLISKGKSSHILRFDEEIFFIYLLPPIIFNAGFQVKKKQFFHNFFPIMLFGVVGVFISSSIVTVGSWLMFPMFGFVGLTPRDFLGIGTIFSSTDTVCTLQVLHQDETPLLYSLVFGEGVVNDATSVVLFNAIQKLDVNTIDGWTAARVFVDFLYLFSTSTALGVASGLVTAYILKGLYFGRHSSIREIALMVLMSYLSYMLAELLELSGILTVFFSGIFMSHYAWHNVTDSSRITTRHVFAMMSFIAETFIFLYVGMDALDIEKWKMSKLRPWNAIGIYCTVMFLILLGRAAFVFPLSALSNCMDRTSTRSTPITFKHQVVIWWAGLMRGAVSIALAFKQFTHYGVPLDPVNATMVTTTVIVVLFSTLVFGFLTKPLIHYLLPQSGTSNSLDREPTISKEDMRLPLLSFDESASENLHRAKDGLSRLIERPVYTIHSFWRRFDDAYMRPTFGGPRSDQSSS from the exons ATGGTTGGGTCGAGTAATCGGTTTTGTACAGGGCGtatggaggagagagaaagagaagcaTGGGTTGGAGCAGGAGCAGGATCATTAACAGCCTCGGACACGTACCAGTATGCGCCCTCGAATTCGCGCCACCTGGCTCTTACCTCTACACATCACTCccatctctcttcttcttcttcaccatcATCCTCGCCTAATTCTCACTTCTCCAACCTTCTCATCCATCAATCAATGGAACTGGATAGCTTATGGAATATCGCCGCCAACTTCGGCGAGACGCACCAGCAGGTGGTTCCGATCACCGTCTTCGTCGCCGTCCTCTGCTTCTGTTTGATCGTCGGCCACTTGCTCGAAGAGAACCGATGGGTCAATGAATCCATCACCGCTCTCATAATC GGATGTGCGACGGGGACAATAATTCTGTTGATAAGCAAAGGGAAGAGTTCACACATATTGAGATTTGATGAAGAGATTTTCTTCATCTATCTCCTTCCGCCCATCATTTTCAATGCAGG GTTCCAGGTCaagaagaaacagttcttccaTAACTTCTTCCCCATAATGCTGTTTGGGGTTGTTGGAGTTTTTATATCGTCATCCATCGTTACAGTTG GCAGCTGGTTGATGTTTCCCATGTTCGGTTTTGTTGGTCTGACTCCCCGTGATTTTCTTG GTATTGGAACAATATTTTCATCGACAGACACCGTTTGCACTCTGCAG GTTCTGCATCAAGATGAGACTCCATTGCTCTACAGCCTAGTCTTTGGTGAAGGGGTAGTAAACGATGCAACTTCAGTCGTTCTATTTAATGCAATTCAAAAGCTTGACGTCAACACAATAGATGGCTGGACAGCAGCCCGAGTTTTCGTAGATTTCCTGTACCTATTCTCCACAAGCACTGCTTTGGGAGTTGCT TCTGGCCTTGTGACTGCATACATTCTCAAGGGCTTGTACTTTGGCCG ACATTCAAGTATTCGGGAGATCGCTCTTATGGTCCTTATGTCGTACCTTTCCTACATGTTGGCCGAG CTTTTGGAGCTGAGTGGGATTCTGACAGTGTTCTTTTCTGGGATTTTCATGTCGCATTATGCATGGCATAATGTGACCGACAGTTCGAGAATCACAACCAG GCATGTGTTTGCAATGATGTCCTTTATTGCAGAAACATTTATATTTCTATACGTGGGAATGGATGCTCTGGATATCGAGAAATGGAAAATGAGCAAATTAAG GCCCTGGAATGCAATTGGTATATACTGTACTGTCATGTTCCTGATATTGCTTGGACGCGCTGCTTTTGTTTTTCCTCTCTCGGCTTTATCAAATTGTATGGACCGAACATCAACACGGTCAACACCAATAACATTCAAGCACCAG GTCGTAATTTGGTGGGCCGGGCTGATGAGGGGAGCAGTCTCCATTGCTTTGGCATTCAAGCAG TTCACGCACTATGGTGTGCCGCTAGATCCAGTAAATGCCACAATGGTGACAACAACGGTGATAGTAGTGCTCTTTAGCACATTA GTCTTCGGCTTCCTTACAAAGCCACTGATACACTACTTGCTCCCTCAGAGCGGCACTAGCAACAGTCTAGATCGCGAGCCAACGATATCCAAGGAGGACATGAGGCTGCCTCTGCTTTCGTTCGATGAATCAGCTTCAGAGAACCTTCACCGAGCAAAAGATGGTCTGTCGAGGCTGATAGAGAGGCCTGTGTATACTATACATTCCTTCTGGCGGAGATTTGATGATGCATACATGAGACCGACTTTTGGCGGCCCTCGAAGTGACCAGAGCTCATCGTGA
- the LOC130986236 gene encoding sodium/hydrogen exchanger 4 isoform X2, with product MVGSSNRFCTGRMEEREREAWVGAGAGSLTASDTYQYAPSNSRHLALTSTHHSHLSSSSSPSSSPNSHFSNLLIHQSMELDSLWNIAANFGETHQQVVPITVFVAVLCFCLIVGHLLEENRWVNESITALIIGCATGTIILLISKGKSSHILRFDEEIFFIYLLPPIIFNAGFQVKKKQFFHNFFPIMLFGVVGVFISSSIVTVGSWLMFPMFGFVGLTPRDFLGIGTIFSSTDTVCTLQVLHQDETPLLYSLVFGEGVVNDATSVVLFNAIQKLDVNTIDGWTAARVFVDFLYLFSTSTALGVASGLVTAYILKGLYFGRHSSIREIALMVLMSYLSYMLAELLELSGILTVFFSGIFMSHYAWHNVTDSSRITTRNIYISIRGNGCSGYREMENEQIKALECNWYILYCHVPDIAWTRCFCFSSLGFIKLYGPNINTVNTNNIQAPGRNLVGRADEGSSLHCFGIQAVHALWCAARSSKCHNGDNNGDSSAL from the exons ATGGTTGGGTCGAGTAATCGGTTTTGTACAGGGCGtatggaggagagagaaagagaagcaTGGGTTGGAGCAGGAGCAGGATCATTAACAGCCTCGGACACGTACCAGTATGCGCCCTCGAATTCGCGCCACCTGGCTCTTACCTCTACACATCACTCccatctctcttcttcttcttcaccatcATCCTCGCCTAATTCTCACTTCTCCAACCTTCTCATCCATCAATCAATGGAACTGGATAGCTTATGGAATATCGCCGCCAACTTCGGCGAGACGCACCAGCAGGTGGTTCCGATCACCGTCTTCGTCGCCGTCCTCTGCTTCTGTTTGATCGTCGGCCACTTGCTCGAAGAGAACCGATGGGTCAATGAATCCATCACCGCTCTCATAATC GGATGTGCGACGGGGACAATAATTCTGTTGATAAGCAAAGGGAAGAGTTCACACATATTGAGATTTGATGAAGAGATTTTCTTCATCTATCTCCTTCCGCCCATCATTTTCAATGCAGG GTTCCAGGTCaagaagaaacagttcttccaTAACTTCTTCCCCATAATGCTGTTTGGGGTTGTTGGAGTTTTTATATCGTCATCCATCGTTACAGTTG GCAGCTGGTTGATGTTTCCCATGTTCGGTTTTGTTGGTCTGACTCCCCGTGATTTTCTTG GTATTGGAACAATATTTTCATCGACAGACACCGTTTGCACTCTGCAG GTTCTGCATCAAGATGAGACTCCATTGCTCTACAGCCTAGTCTTTGGTGAAGGGGTAGTAAACGATGCAACTTCAGTCGTTCTATTTAATGCAATTCAAAAGCTTGACGTCAACACAATAGATGGCTGGACAGCAGCCCGAGTTTTCGTAGATTTCCTGTACCTATTCTCCACAAGCACTGCTTTGGGAGTTGCT TCTGGCCTTGTGACTGCATACATTCTCAAGGGCTTGTACTTTGGCCG ACATTCAAGTATTCGGGAGATCGCTCTTATGGTCCTTATGTCGTACCTTTCCTACATGTTGGCCGAG CTTTTGGAGCTGAGTGGGATTCTGACAGTGTTCTTTTCTGGGATTTTCATGTCGCATTATGCATGGCATAATGTGACCGACAGTTCGAGAATCACAACCAG AAACATTTATATTTCTATACGTGGGAATGGATGCTCTGGATATCGAGAAATGGAAAATGAGCAAATTAAG GCCCTGGAATGCAATTGGTATATACTGTACTGTCATGTTCCTGATATTGCTTGGACGCGCTGCTTTTGTTTTTCCTCTCTCGGCTTTATCAAATTGTATGGACCGAACATCAACACGGTCAACACCAATAACATTCAAGCACCAG GTCGTAATTTGGTGGGCCGGGCTGATGAGGGGAGCAGTCTCCATTGCTTTGGCATTCAAGCAG TTCACGCACTATGGTGTGCCGCTAGATCCAGTAAATGCCACAATGGTGACAACAACGGTGATAGTAGTGCTCTTTAG
- the LOC130986237 gene encoding rho GDP-dissociation inhibitor 1-like isoform X1, translating into MDSESSSSLKEELSDSEGKPISRQPSEASIYTEDDEELGHIQLGPKCTIKEHLEKDKDDESLRKWKEQLLGGVDVNAIEDAESQEPDVKIMSLTISSEGRPDIVLPIPESGNVKGLWFTLKEGSHYRLRFSIKVSNDIVCGLKYTNTVWKSGIKVDSSKQMLGTFSPQAEPYLHEMDEETTPAGVFARGTYSARTKFIDDDKKCYLEINYTFDIQKEWGK; encoded by the exons ATGGATTCAGAGAGTAGTTCGTCGTTGAAAGAGGAGTTGTCTGACTCAGAGGGGAAACCGATTAGTCGGCAGCCGAGTGAAGCTTCCATTTACACCGAGGACGACGAAGAACTCGGACACATCCAGCTCGGCCCTAAATGTACGATTAAGGAACATCTCGAGAAAGACAAG GATGATGAGAGCTTGAGGAAGTGGAAGGAACAACTCCTAGGAGGTGTGGATGTGAACGCCATTGAAG ATGCAGAGTCTCAAGAGCCAGATGTGAAGATCATGAGCCTGACGATCTCGTCGGAGGGGAGGCCCGATATAGTGCTTCCGATCCCGGAGTCGGGGAACGTGAAGGGGTTGTGGTTCACGCTCAAGGAAGGAAGCCATTACCGTCTCCGATTTTCGATCAAGGTCAGCAATGACATTGTTTGTGGCCTCAAGTACACTAATACTGTCTGGAAGTCTGGCATCAAAG TTGATAGCTCCAAACAAATGCTGGGAACCTTTAGCCCTCAGGCGGAGCCCTACTTACATGAAATGGATGAAGAGACTACTCCCGCAGGGGTTTTTGCTAGAGGCACCTATTCAGCAAGAACCAAG TTCATTGATGATGACAAGAAGTGCTATCTGGAGATCAACTACACATTTGACATCCAGAAAGAGTGGGGCAAATAG
- the LOC130986237 gene encoding rho GDP-dissociation inhibitor 1-like isoform X2 encodes MDSESSSSLKEELSDSEGKPISRQPSEASIYTEDDEELGHIQLGPKCTIKEHLEKDKDDESLRKWKEQLLGGVDVNAIEESQEPDVKIMSLTISSEGRPDIVLPIPESGNVKGLWFTLKEGSHYRLRFSIKVSNDIVCGLKYTNTVWKSGIKVDSSKQMLGTFSPQAEPYLHEMDEETTPAGVFARGTYSARTKFIDDDKKCYLEINYTFDIQKEWGK; translated from the exons ATGGATTCAGAGAGTAGTTCGTCGTTGAAAGAGGAGTTGTCTGACTCAGAGGGGAAACCGATTAGTCGGCAGCCGAGTGAAGCTTCCATTTACACCGAGGACGACGAAGAACTCGGACACATCCAGCTCGGCCCTAAATGTACGATTAAGGAACATCTCGAGAAAGACAAG GATGATGAGAGCTTGAGGAAGTGGAAGGAACAACTCCTAGGAGGTGTGGATGTGAACGCCATTGAAG AGTCTCAAGAGCCAGATGTGAAGATCATGAGCCTGACGATCTCGTCGGAGGGGAGGCCCGATATAGTGCTTCCGATCCCGGAGTCGGGGAACGTGAAGGGGTTGTGGTTCACGCTCAAGGAAGGAAGCCATTACCGTCTCCGATTTTCGATCAAGGTCAGCAATGACATTGTTTGTGGCCTCAAGTACACTAATACTGTCTGGAAGTCTGGCATCAAAG TTGATAGCTCCAAACAAATGCTGGGAACCTTTAGCCCTCAGGCGGAGCCCTACTTACATGAAATGGATGAAGAGACTACTCCCGCAGGGGTTTTTGCTAGAGGCACCTATTCAGCAAGAACCAAG TTCATTGATGATGACAAGAAGTGCTATCTGGAGATCAACTACACATTTGACATCCAGAAAGAGTGGGGCAAATAG
- the LOC130986238 gene encoding serine/threonine-protein phosphatase PP-X isozyme 2, whose translation MSDLDRQIEQLKRCEPLTESEVKALCLKAMEILVEESNVQRVDAPVTICGDIHGQFYDMKQLFRVGGDCPKTNYLFLGDFVDRGFYSVETFLLLLALKVRYPDRITLIRGNHESRQITQVYGFYDECLRKYGSVNVWRYCTDIFDYLSLSALIENRIFCVHGGLSPAISTLDQIRVIDRKQEVPHDGAMCDLLWSDPEDIVDGWGLSPRGAGFLFGGSVVSSFNHTNNIDYICRAHQLVMEGYKWMFNNQIVTVWSAPNYCYRCGNVAAILELNENLESEFRVFEAAPQESRGAPAKKPPPDYFL comes from the exons ATGTCTGACCTAGACCGGCAAATCGAGCAGCTCAAGAGATGCGAACCGCTCACAGAATCTGAGGTGAAGGCCCTTTGCCTCAAAGCAATGGAAATCCTCGTTGAAGAGAGCAATGTTCAGCGCGTAGATGCACCAGTCACT ATCTGTGGTGACATACATGGGCAATTCTATGACATGAAACAACTTTTTAGAGTAGGTGGTGATTGTCCAAAGACAAATTACTTGTTTCTTGGAGATTTTGTTGATAGAGGATTTTACTCAGTTGAGACCTTCCTGCTTCTGCTTGCACTAAAG GTAAGATATCCTGATAGGATAACTCTCATAAGGGGAAACCATGAGAGCCGGCAGATAACACAG GTGTACGGTTTCTATGATGAGTGCCTACGGAAATATGGTTCTGTCAATGTTTGGAGATATTGCACTGATATTTTTGATTACTTAAG CCTATCAGCACTCATTGAGAACAGAATATTTTGTGTTCATGGTGGTCTTTCACCTGCCATTTCCACATTAGACCAG ATACGTGTGATAGACCGCAAGCAAGAAGTTCCTCACGATGGTGCCATGTGTGATCTTTTATGGTCAGATCCAGAAGACATTGTTGATGGTTGGGGTTTGAGCCCTCGTGGAGCAGGTTTCTTATTTGGTGGAAGTGTCGTCAGTTCATTTAATCACACCAATAATATTGACTACATATGCCGTGCTCATCAGTTGGTAATGGAAGGTTATAAATGGATGTTTAACAACCAGATAGTCACGGTCTGGTCAGCACCAAATTACTGTTACAG ATGTGGAAATGTCGCTGCAATCCTGGAGCTGAACGAAAACCTCGAAAGTGAATTCCGTGTTTTTGAAGCTGCACCACAG GAATCAAGGGGAGCACCTGCTAAAAAGCCACCTCCAGACTACTTCTTGTAA